In Oleiharenicola lentus, the following are encoded in one genomic region:
- a CDS encoding LacI family DNA-binding transcriptional regulator translates to MRSLAKEAGVTSMTVSLALRNNPKISVATRKRIQRLAKKRGYKPDPTVSRLMSHLRVQRSHRLQAMICGLTDQDRLRRTEWVGRIAEGARARAAELGFGFNLINLADYIGSPDRLERVLLSRGVEGLLLLPLRIPMVCDDVLAWNKFSVVSTSHSVISPEFCRVVSDQFNNMMLLCRELTIRGYRRIGLDITHEMEQRVRHNFTAALAWHNAYGGTETVHPLVTPPGNFDYRGLLVNWLEREKPDVIITPYIDRLQEAVSRIYRGEPPPFAYALVDVGQNRPDGGIDERGDCIGRTAMELLSGMILRGERGVPEVTKNMLIQGSFVPGALACFSEIAGRSTR, encoded by the coding sequence ATGCGTTCGCTGGCCAAGGAGGCCGGCGTGACGTCGATGACTGTCTCGCTCGCCCTACGCAACAACCCCAAGATCTCAGTCGCCACCCGCAAGCGCATCCAACGTCTCGCTAAGAAGCGCGGCTACAAGCCCGATCCGACGGTGTCGCGACTCATGTCTCACCTGCGCGTTCAGCGCTCGCATCGTCTGCAGGCGATGATCTGCGGTCTCACTGATCAGGACCGGTTGCGCCGCACCGAGTGGGTCGGACGCATCGCCGAGGGGGCCCGGGCTCGCGCCGCGGAGTTGGGTTTCGGTTTCAATCTGATCAACCTTGCCGATTACATCGGTAGCCCGGACCGGCTCGAACGCGTGCTGCTGAGCCGAGGCGTCGAGGGATTGTTGCTGTTGCCGCTGCGCATCCCCATGGTATGCGATGATGTGCTGGCGTGGAACAAGTTCTCTGTCGTCTCGACCAGCCACTCGGTGATCAGTCCGGAGTTCTGCCGGGTGGTTTCCGATCAATTCAACAACATGATGTTGCTTTGCCGCGAACTCACGATCCGCGGTTACCGCCGCATCGGGCTCGATATCACCCATGAAATGGAGCAGCGCGTGCGGCATAATTTCACTGCGGCGCTCGCTTGGCACAACGCCTACGGCGGCACTGAGACCGTGCATCCATTGGTTACGCCGCCTGGCAATTTCGACTATCGCGGACTGCTGGTGAACTGGCTCGAGCGCGAAAAACCCGATGTTATCATCACTCCCTATATTGATCGCTTGCAGGAGGCGGTCAGCCGGATCTACCGCGGTGAGCCGCCGCCTTTCGCCTACGCGTTGGTCGACGTCGGACAAAATCGTCCTGATGGCGGCATAGACGAGCGCGGAGACTGTATCGGCCGGACAGCTATGGAATTACTGTCCGGAATGATCCTGCGTGGCGAAAGGGGGGTGCCCGAGGTCACGAAAAACATGCTCATTCAAGGGTCATTTGTACCGGGCGCCCTCGCGTGTTTCAGCGAAATCGCTGGCCGCTCCACTCGGTAG
- a CDS encoding Gfo/Idh/MocA family protein — MSLRFCMVGCGWFANHQYGPAIKQLIARHPAWEFSACCDVIEQKSHSFAVEFGAKRSYPDLLAMCRAERPNVILMAVPSGVMYEGALAVLREGLPLLLEKPPGLTVDQWSSLEAVATQSRVPNLVAFNRRHMPAVSRARAVLEEKFERTHISRISYTMLRSGRLNEDFSTTAIHALDTLLFLGGSPYKEAQFRFGPVERGQPVRITMDAVSHGGIRSHLDILPDAGRSVEMISVDAPGQTLEIRLAATPEAELQGEVDYWRKGVRHAVYSDAASPVHLRSGVYNEIESFCLAIEHAATCPSPTLSECGQQVALMEAIRAQRTKRLVWDMQERKLVTVH, encoded by the coding sequence ATGTCTCTCAGATTTTGCATGGTCGGCTGCGGATGGTTCGCGAACCATCAGTATGGTCCTGCAATCAAGCAACTGATCGCCCGACATCCGGCCTGGGAGTTTTCTGCCTGTTGCGATGTGATCGAGCAAAAGTCGCATAGCTTCGCCGTCGAGTTTGGCGCCAAACGATCCTACCCCGATCTGCTCGCAATGTGCCGTGCGGAGCGACCGAATGTCATCCTTATGGCCGTGCCGAGTGGCGTAATGTACGAAGGCGCGCTTGCCGTATTGCGCGAAGGCCTGCCCTTGCTGCTGGAAAAGCCGCCGGGGCTCACGGTGGACCAGTGGTCCAGCTTGGAGGCCGTGGCCACGCAGAGCCGCGTGCCCAATCTAGTGGCATTCAACCGGCGTCACATGCCGGCGGTAAGCCGGGCCCGCGCTGTGCTGGAGGAAAAGTTCGAGCGTACCCATATTAGCCGTATCAGCTACACGATGCTACGGAGCGGCCGGCTAAACGAGGATTTTTCCACCACGGCGATTCACGCCCTCGACACGCTCCTGTTTCTCGGCGGCAGTCCTTACAAAGAGGCGCAGTTCCGATTCGGCCCGGTGGAGCGCGGCCAACCGGTGCGAATCACGATGGATGCAGTCAGTCACGGCGGCATCCGTTCTCACTTGGACATCCTGCCCGACGCCGGGCGCAGCGTGGAGATGATCTCCGTCGATGCACCGGGGCAGACCTTGGAAATCAGGCTCGCCGCCACGCCCGAAGCGGAGCTGCAGGGTGAGGTCGATTATTGGCGGAAAGGCGTGCGGCATGCAGTGTATTCCGATGCCGCCTCGCCCGTGCATTTGCGCAGCGGCGTCTATAACGAGATCGAGTCGTTTTGCTTGGCCATCGAGCACGCCGCCACGTGTCCCTCGCCCACACTCTCAGAGTGCGGACAGCAGGTCGCGCTGATGGAAGCCATCCGAGCCCAACGCACGAAGCGCCTGGTCTGGGACATGCAGGAACGCAAGCTGGTCACAGTCCACTAG